The following proteins come from a genomic window of Meleagris gallopavo isolate NT-WF06-2002-E0010 breed Aviagen turkey brand Nicholas breeding stock chromosome Z, Turkey_5.1, whole genome shotgun sequence:
- the LOC100540511 gene encoding leucyl-cystinyl aminopeptidase-like: MRIRFHLGSYTIQNIISSSTSQFATKVHLLEGASLLMMLKHYLTKDVFQAGVEIYLHNHKYGSAQSDDLWDSMNEITNGTLDVKKLMKTWILHKGFPLVTVNRKGKIISLHQEKFSYRVESDNWTADTSYLWDIPLTYMTNRCNFTYCINAYLLDQKSAAIELPEEVEWIKFNVDMNGYYIVNYNEDWETLIDLLKKNHTALSAKDRANLINNIFSLASLGKESLKKAFELIDYLKEESSTAPLTQALFQLGLIFSLLEKRGEQQLAARVMYRIERLLGNKIDQQHWTDDGTSSERELRSVLLTFACTHDIRNCRTTASEIFDKWMKSNGTMSLPSDLMKAIFITGAKTNDGWEFLLKMYSSSVPEAEKSKMIEALASTEDVRKMMWLMQNSLEGEIIRTQELSHIIATISHSLPGHLLAWDFVKENWEKLTRK; encoded by the exons ATGAGGATCAG GTTTCACCTAGGCTCATACACTATCCAGAATATCATTAGCTCATCAACTTCCCAGTTTGCAACAAAGGTGCATCTACTTGAG GGGGCTTCACTTCTGATGATGCTGAAACATTATCTCACTAAAGATGTTTTTCAAGCTGGTGTTGAGATATATTTGCATAATCACAAGTATGGATCTGCCCAGAGTGATGACTTGTGGGACAGCATGAATGAG atcacCAATGGAACACTAGATGtaaaaaagttaatgaaaactTGGATTCTGCATAAAGGATTTCCTTTAGTGACTGTTAACCGAAAAGGAAAGATCATCTCATTACATCAGGAAAAATTTTCATATCGTGTGGAATCAGACAATTGGACAGCAGACACGAG TTATCTCTGGGATATTCCTCTCACCTACATGACTAACAGGTGCAACTTTACCTATTGCATTAATGCATATTTACTGGACCAGAAATCAG CTGCCATTGAACTTCCAGAAGAGGTGGAATGGATAAAATTCAATGTCGACATGAATGGTTATTACATAGTAAATTATAATGAAGACTGGGAAACACTGATTGATCTATTGAAGAAAAACCACACTGCTTTAAGTGCTAAAGACAGAGCCAATTTGATCAACAATATTTTCAGCCTTGCAAG TCTAGGAAAAGAGTCCCTGAAAAAGGCCTTTGAGCTGATCGATTACCTTAAggaggagagcagcactgcacctcTCACTCAAGCTCTGTTTCAGCTGGGTCTTATTTTCAGCCTTCTAGAGAAAAGGGGTGAACAACAACTGGCAGCACGTGTCATG tACAGAATAGAACGCCTCCTTGGAAATAAAATTGATCAACAGCACTGGACAGATGATGGGACATCATCTGAACGAGAACTCCGGTCAGTGCTGCTAACTTTTGCATGCACCCATGATATAAGAAATTGTAGAACAACTGCGTCTGAGATCTTTGATAAGTGGATGAAATCTAATGGAACAATGAG TCTTCCTAGTGACCTTATGAAAGCCATATTTATAACTGGAGCCAAAACTAATGATGGCTGGGAATTCCTCCTAAAGATGTACTCCTCTTCAGTTCctgaagcagagaaaagcaaaatgattgAAGCTTTGGCCAGCACAGAAGATGTCAGAAAGATGATGTG GTTAATGCAGAACAGCCTTGAAGGAGAAATCATCAGGACACAGGAGCTTTCACATATCATAGCAACTATTAGCCACAGTTTGCCTGGACACTTGCTGGCCTGGGACTTTGTCAAAGAGAACTGGGAAAAACTTACACGGAAGTAA